One Mya arenaria isolate MELC-2E11 chromosome 7, ASM2691426v1 genomic window carries:
- the LOC128241412 gene encoding uncharacterized protein LOC128241412: MEGLERVWIYTQLFFIWMVYPCVVHGSYDLQGLTLEVLMAASTHLVLNGKEGVADRSRRNAEITALMDERCKDFSERTDYCAELLEHLTDTLSTDKSFNSADFREGGTRPDPEQKWLCMDYNPLKFTFYNVATQLCCNGLHNKTTGREECCHGRVIDSQDNFCCNREVFPGNSSEGVQGCCGNFNYYVDKELCCLDKLHTKTNELTKCCGENAYQENTHLCCDRVVREQVNGGGEELVKCCGNLTHNPNVTECLDGRIISLTNESHTSTSSRPFYIPTSTNDDNPESVAPKQIYVIVVGLLGGSSFISVLVVLCKLRLRIKKRSNKGMGVNVNNLDQQTLRYPTTPNPYTDAFSTFIQSSSYSSHNLDRPLNVAEIRSENDSDYKTTLISFDLLEKHTLNNKGNLLTDHYMDSSTQTEVGSETNRRTIFGKRFEHRFLVDQSRATVEMPDSNVRMTLPVKELISHPIEVFCSSFDNIAAIRKKLGVSENLDIASPTVEYALTGNPALCDVAVIVLPFVGSEESLKVWKFKSDEGIRQVPETVEVPKKGKQNEQLDLFYIVQDRHVFIYTRSFSGFYCTVDRHREIRLRAFLFGSYKRIMPNDNSQPRMEVRIALYIADEILKYDDYKKRLLGMEDIEGRILKKEIRLEAPETSRDRPLEHDDAVEACLDSTDTDPVWIPATMPNSTEPIFPRLKTIKLSEIVQKCPDCPFSHFTFEDLEMPTGKEWYLRARPGTLPGFNYSGVVSIALCSKSGGRAVKKVVIDELGLRQEDRYPVQAEIYVRSVHGIKEYLAGHPGEDVQKVLRHIGERYKVDSSSVPDTFAQLWVRLMPVAIIEAVVEALRATGQFGVIDALQKVGYIPGSLMYTPTQAVDTTNPAPMAARFVVPECGPSMLENQVTFTASQYRCVSGGCENEARSEVETLPLLAAPVRESETGDTQALRREINFSPVCSYDIENEKEPLVQNTCDIVHGELETSISAEITSESHPPCPGTSGRQGHGRMLENTHPKELSIIAEETEPPESFRQSENDLSDDGN, from the exons AGCTATGATCTACAAGGTTTGACGTTAGAAGTTTTGATGGCGGCATCTACACATTTGG TTTTAAATGGTAAGGAGGGCGTTGCCGATAGATCACGGCGAAATGCGGAAATCACGGCACTGATGGACGAACGGTGTAAAGATTTCAGTGAACGT ACCGATTACTGTGCGGAGCTTCTAGAACATCTGACTGACACATTGTCCACGGATAAGTCCTTCAATTCGGCAGATTTCAGAGAGGGGGGAACACGACCAGACCCCGAACAAAAAT GGTTGTGTATGGATTATAATCCATtgaagtttacattttacaacgtTGCCACCCAG CTATGCTGTAACGGGCTACATAATAAGACCACTGGAAGAGAAGAATGCTGCCATGGCCGTGTGATCGACTCACAAGACAACTTCTGCTGTAATCGGGAAGTGTTTCCTGGCAA CAGTTCAGAAGGAGTGCAGGGATGCTGTGGAAACTTCAACTACTATGTAGATAAGGAACTATGTTGTCTTGACAAGTTGCACACCAAAACAAACGAACTGACAAAGTGTTGCGGAGAGAATGCCTACCAGGAGAACACACACCTTTGTTGTGATCGGGTCGTGCGTGAACAAGTCAACGGAGGGGGTGAAGAGTTGGTTAAATGCTGCGGAAATTTGACACACAACCCCAATGTAACCGAATGCCTGGATGGACGCATTATATCTCTTACAAACGAATCACATACAAGCACATCAAGCCGCCCCTTTTACATTCCGACTTCTACGAATGACG ATAATCCAGAATCAGTTGCAcctaaacaaatatatgtaattgTGGTTGGTTTACTTGGAGGGTCATCATTTATCT ctgTTTTGGTCGTTCTTTGCAAACTACGATTGCGAATTAAAAAACGAAGCAACAAAGGTATGGGTGTGAATGTCAACAATTTAGATCAACAAACACTTCGTTATCCAACCACTCCCAACCCTTACACTGATGCATTTTCTACGTTTATTCAAAGCAGCAGTTATAGTAGTCATAATTTAGATCGACCATTAAACGTCGCCGAAATACGTTCTGAGAATGATTCCGActacaaaacaacattgattTCATTCGACTTGTTGGAGAAACACACACTTAATAACAAAGGCAATCTGTTGACGGATCATTACATGGACTCTAGTACCCAGACAGAGGTTGGATCGGAGACAAACAGACGCACGATCTTCGGCAAACGCTTCGAGCATCGTTTTCTAGTTGATCAAAGCCGCGCGACCGTTGAAATGCCAGACTCGAATGTGCGCATGACTCTACCTGTAAAGGAACTTATTTCTCACCCAATAGAAGTATTCTGCAGCAGCTTCGACAACATAGCAGCGATCCGCAAGAAATTGGGCGTGTCCGAAAACTTGGATATCGCTTCTCCGACAGTGGAATACGCGCTTACAGGAAACCCCGCCCTTTGTGATGTTGCCGTTATCGTTTTACCGTTTGTCGGTTCGGAAGAATCGCTTAAGGTTTGGAAGTTTAAATCCGACGAAGGAATTCGGCAAGTTCCGGAAACGGTTGAGGTCCCGaagaaaggaaaacaaaatgaacagcTAGACTTGTTCTATATCGTGCAAG ATCGTCATGTATTCATCTACACAAGATCGTTTTCCGGCTTCTACTGCACAGTAGATCGACACCGTGAAATCCGACTGCGAGCCTTCCTATTTGGTTCTTACAAGCGGATCATGCCAAACGACAACTCCCAGCCCCGTATGGAGGTCCGCATTGCCCTCTATATTGCTGATGAAATCCTGAAGTATGATGATTACAAAAAG CGCTTGTTGGGAATGGAAGATATCGAGGGACGCATCCTGAAGAAGGAGATACGACTGGAGGCACCAGAGACCTCGCGCGACCGCCCACTGGAGCATGACGATGCTGTGGAGGCATGCCTCGACTCCACCGACACCGACCCAGTATGGATCCCAGCCACCATGCCAAATTCCACCGAGCCGATATTTCCTCGGCTTAAG ACAATCAAGCTATCTGAGATCGTACAGAAGTGTCCTGATTGTCCGTTTTCGCATTTTACGTTCGAGGACTTGGAGATGCCTACCGGAAAAGAGTGGTATCTACGCGCGCGGCCGGGCACACTTCCGGGATTTAATTACTCGGGTGTTGTGTCCATCGCGCTGTGCAGCAAGAGCGGGGGACGGGCTGTGAAAAAGGTGGTCATTGACGAGCTTGGGCTGAGACAGGAGGATCGATATCCTGTGCAG GCGGAGATTTATGTGCGAAGTGTCCACGGCATTAAGGAGTATCTTGCCGGTCACCCTGGTGAGGACGTACAGAAAGTTCTTCGACATATCGG GGAAAGGTACAAAGTAGACAGTAGCTCGGTGCCGGATACATTTGCACAGCTGTGGGTGCGCCTGATGCCAGTCGCTATCATTGAGGCCGTCGTGGAAGCACTGCGCGCTACAGGACAATTCGGCGTTATAGACGCCCTTCAAAAAGTGGGTTATATACCGGGATCTCTTATGTATACACCAACACAAGCCGTTGACACTACGAATCCAGCGCCAATGGCTGCACGGTTTGTTGTACCAGAATGTGGTCCCAGTATGTTAGAAAACCAAGTAACTTTCACTGCGTCCCAATATCGCTGTGTCTCTGGTGGATGTGAAAATGAAGCTCGCAGTGAGGTAGAAACGCTGCCACTTTTGGCTGCCCCTGTGCGAGAAAGTGAAACAGGTGACACTCAAGCACTTAGACGGGAGATTAATTTTTCCCCGGTCTGTTCTTATGACATCGAAAATGAGAAAGAACCATTGGTACAAAATACTTGTGATATAGTCCATGGGGAACTTGAAACTTCTATCTCTGCAGAAATTACATCAGAATCTCATCCACCTTGTCCGGGTACTTCCGGGAGGCAAGGTCATGGTCGTATGCTGGAAAACACGCACCCTAAAGAACTGAGCATTATTGCGGAGGAAACGGAACCACCAGAAAGTTTTCGACAGTCAGAGAACGATCTGAGTGATGATGGGAATTAG